GCCGCTCGAGGAGCAGCGCGTAGAGCTTGAGGGCGCCCAGCGGGTTCTTGAGCTCGTGCGCCACAAAAGCCGACAGGCGCGCGAGGCCGGCCAACGCCGCCGTCGTGTGTTCCCGGAGCTGGACGGTGCGAAAGCCGGTGAGGTCGGTGAACGAGAGGACGACGCCGTCGGGCGGGCCATCCCCGCCCAGCGGAGCCCGGTGCACGCCCAAGAGCCGCACCTCGTCCTGGACGACGACCTGAAC
This window of the Candidatus Methylomirabilota bacterium genome carries:
- a CDS encoding PAS domain-containing protein, coding for MGHGLLLLDRTGRVRLANRAARERLGLAGDLEGREASTVLAQIPALAHVAAQAVADPAGRGLEAVQVVVQDEVRLLGVHRAPLGGDGPPDGVVLSFTDLTGFRTVQLREHTTAALAGLARLSAFVAHELKNPLGALKLYALLLER